TCGGCTGCTTGCCGAAGTGGCCCATGTCCGCATACAGCGCCTCGGCGCCGGTCAGCGACAGCACCACGCCGCCCAGGGCGATGAACGAAGCAAGCCCGTGATTGGCGAAGAAGTGCACCGCATGCAGCGGATTGACCGCATACAACGCCTGCGGATGGGTGAGGATCTGGCGCAAGCCCAGCAGCGCGATCACCACGAACCAGAGGCTCATCACCGGCGCGAACGCCTTGCCCACCACGTGCGTGCCGTGGCGCTGCAGGGCGAACATGCCGGCCAGAATGATGAGCGCGATCACCACCACGTAGCGGTCCAGCCCCTGCGCGGCAACCTCCAGGCCTTCGACCGCGCCCAGCACCGAGATCGCCGGGGTGATCACGCCGTCGCCGTAGAACAGGGCGGCGCCGAAGATGCCGAGGATGCCGATCAACCAGCGCATGCGCGCGGCGCGGCCGACCGAGCGTTGCGCCAACGCCATCAACGCCATGATGCCGCCCTCGCCCTTGTTGTCGGCACGCATCACGAAAATAACGTACTTGAGCGAGACCACGATGATCAGCGACCACAGGATCAGCGAGAGCACGCCGAGCACGGCCGCCGGCGTCGGTGTCATGCCGTGCGTGCCCAGGGTTTCCTTCATGGTGTAGAGCGGGCTGGTGCCGATGTCGCCGAACACCACGCCAATGGCGCCGAGCGCCAGCCTGAACAGCCGGCGGCGGGCGTCGCTGCCGCCCTCCACGGGCGTGCCTGTCTGCTCCATCGTTCAACCTCCCAGCGCGGCGCGCAGCGCCTTGCGAATGATGGCCTCCGCATCGTCGCCTTCGGCGGCGACCTGCTGGATCAGCCGGGCCGCCTCGGCCGGCTTGTAGCCGAGCTGCTGCAGCGCCGCGCCGGCCTCGCCGGCAGGATCGGCCGGACGGACGGCGCCGGTGCCCGGCAGGCGCACGGCCACCGCCTCGCCGCCCAGGCGGTCGCGCAGCTCGACCACGATGCGTTCGGCGGTCTTCTTGCCGATACCGGGAATACGCGTCAGCGCGGCGATGTCGCCGGCCTGCACCAGCCGCGCGAAATCGTCGGTGGAGACGCCCGAGAGCACCGCCAGCGCGATGCGCGCACCGATGCCGCTGACCTTCTGCAGGTTGCGGAACAGCGCACGCTCGGCTTCGCGCAGGAAGCCGTACAGCGCCACGCTGTCCTCCTTGACCGCATGATGGGTGAGCAGCACCACTTCCTGGCCGGGCGGCGGCAGGTCGTAAATGGTCGACATCGGCGCCTCCAGCTCGTAGCCGACGCCGCCGACGTCGATGAGCAGCCAGGGCGGCTGCCGCCAGACCAGGGTGCCGCGCAGCCGGCCGATCATCGGCGCCTCCAGGCACTGCGCGCGACGCCCACGCGCTCGAGGCTCGAGCGGGTGTGCGCGTGCGCCACGGCGATGGCGAGCGCATCGGCGGCATCGGCCTGCAGCGGCCCCTTGAGCCCGAGCAGCACGCCGACCATGTGCTGGACTTGCGTCTTGTCGCCGCGGCCGCTGCCGACCACGGCCTGTTTGACTTCCGTCGCTGCGTATTCGTGCACGGCCATCCCCCGACTCACCGCCGCGCAGATCGCGGCACCCCTGGCCTGTCCAAGCTTGAGCGCCGAATCGGCGTTGCGTGCCATGAACACCCGCTCGACCGCGCATTCGGTCGGCCGATAGTCGGCGATGATGGCGTTCAGATCGTCGAAAATGCGCTTGAGCCTGGCGGGAAAGTCCGCCTCGCCCGCCACCATCAGCGCGGCATGGAAATGGTGCGTCAGACGCCCCGCGCCATCCACCTCGATGACCCCCACGCCGGTGCGCTGGCTGCCCGGATCGATGCCGAGTATGCGGGTCATGGCGAGCGGCGCCCAAGGCGCGGACTAGGCACGGTTTTCTTCGGGCGGCTCGGCGTTGTGGTAGACCACGCTGACGTCATCCAGCGCCTCCAGCCGTTCGAGCAGCTCGGCCAGTTCCTCCTGCGCCTCGGCGGACACCGCCACGCGGTTGTTCGGCCGCATCACCACGCCGGCATGCTGGGCGACGAGCCCGGCTTCGGCCATGGCCTGCTGCACCGCCTCGAAACGTTCCGGCGCGCACAGCACGACGCTCTCGCCGTGCTCGTTGACGACGTCGTCGGCGCCGGCGTCCAGCGCCGCCTCCAGCACCTTTTCCTCGCGCGCGGCATCGCCGCCGGTGGGAAACACCAGCTCGCCGCAGCGAGTGAACTGGAACGCCACCGAGCCGGAGGTGCCGAGATTGCCGCCGTGCTTGGTGAGCGCATGGCGCACGTCGGCCACGGTACGTACCGGGTTGTCGGTGAAGCACTCGATGATCAGCGCCACCCCGCCGGGACCATAGCCCTCGTAGCGCAATTCCTCCATCTTGGCGCCGCCATCGGCGCCGGAGCCGCGCTTGATCGCGCGCTCGATGGTGTCCTTGCTCATGTTCGCCGCCAGCGCCTTGTCCACTGCGGAACGCAGACGCGGATTGAGCGCAGGATCAGGCACGCCGGCGCGGGTGGCGACGGTGATCTCGCGGATCAGCTTGGTGAACACCTTGGCGCGCTTGGCGTCCTCGGCATTCTTGCGGCCTTCGATGGAAGGGCCTCTACCCATGGCGTCATCATCCAGCAAACGTGGGACAAGCCGGTGATTTTAGCGCAAGCGCCCGATCCCGCGGGTCAGCCCTCGCCGGGCGCCGCAGCGAAGCGACCGTGACGCAGGAAACGGGTGGCGAGCATGGCTGCCTCCTGCGAGAACAACAGGCCCAGATGGCTGGCCTCGACCACGACGTGATCGGTGATGCCGGGCAGACGGGTCTCGGCCACGGCCACGGTGCCGTCGTGCTCGCCCTCGAGCTGGCCGACCATCGCGCCCAGACCGAGCGGCACGCGGCCGGCGATGACGCCGACCTCGCGCACCCCGTCCCAGCGCTCGAAGCCGCGCTCGAGCAGATCGCGATTGCCGCCGAGCAGCGCCTCGCCCGCGCGGCCCAGGCGGGCGAAGGCGCGCGCCGCGGCGCTGCCCTTGAGCGGGGAGCCGAGACAGACGATGCGACCGGGCGGCAGCCCCGGCGTGTCCTGGCAGGCGCGCAGGGCGAGCAGCCCGCCCAGGCTGTGGCCGACCAGGTGCACCGGACCCGGTGCGAGCGCACGCATCCGGACATGCAGCCGGCCGAGGATGTCCGCCTGCGGCATCGCCACGCTCAGGTAGTCGAAACGGTGCACGCGGTAGCCTTCGGCCATCAGCCGCCGGTGCAGCAGGCCGAGCGCGAAACCACGCATCCACAAGCCATGCAGCAGGATGACGTGCTCGCTCATGGCCGCGCAGCCAAGTCAGGCGGCACCGCCCGCGGAGAGGGTGCGCGCGGCATCGATACGGACAGCCGCCCGGCCGCCGCCCCGCGGCCGCACGTCACCGGCCGGCTCACTCCGGCGCGGCCGTCACCGCCACGTGCAGTTCCTTGAGCTGCGCCGCGCCGACCGGCGAGGGGGCGTCGGTCATGAGGTCTTGCGCGCTGGTGGTCTTGGGGAAGGCGATCACGTCGCGGATCGACTCGGTGCCGGCGATCAGCGCGGCGATGCGGTCGATGCCGAAGGCGATGCCGCCGTGCGGCGGTGCGCCGAACTTGAGCGCCTTGAGCAGGAAGCCGAACTTCTGCTCGGCCTCCTCGGCGCCGATGCCGAGCAGCTCGAACACCGCGCGCTGCATCTCCGGGCGATGGATGCGGATCGAGCCACCGCCGATCTCGTTGCCGTTGAGCACCATGTCGTAACCGCGGCTCACCGCGATCGCCGCATTGGCATTGAGCTCGTCGATATCATCGACCTTGGGCGCGGTGAACGGGTGATGCAGGGCGACGAAGCGACGCTCCGCCTCGTCGTACTCGAACATCGGAAAATCGGTGACCCACAGCGGCTTCCAGGCATGCTCGACGAGGCCACGGTCCCTGCCGACCTTGAGCCGCAGCGCGCCCATGGATTCGGTGACCGTCTTCCACTTGCCGGCACCGAGGAAGACGATGTCGCCCGCGCACGCGCCGGTGGCCTCGAGCAGCGCCGACAGAGCGGCATCGTCGAGGAATTTCGCCACCGGCGAGGTGACGCCCTCGCGGCCCTTAGCCGGATCGTCCACCTTGATCCAGGCCAGCCCCTTGGCGCCGTAGCGGCCGACGTACTCGGCGAGCGTGTCGAGCTCCTTGCGGCTCATGCCGGCGCCGTCCGGCACGCGCAGCGCGGCGACACGGCCGTTCGCATCATGGGCGGCCTGCGCGAACACCTTGAACTCGACGGCCTTCAACGCGTGGGCGACATCGACCAGTTCCAGCGCGATGCGCAGGTCGGGCTTGTCCGAGCCGTAGCGGCGCATCGCCTCGGCCCAGGTCATGCGCGGGAACGGATCGTCCAGCGCGATGCCGGCCACCTCCTTCAGCACCTCGCGGATCATGGTCTCGACGAAGTCCTGCACGTCGCGTTCCTCGACGAAGGCGAACTCCATGTCGAGCTGGGTGAACTCCGGCTGGCGATCGGCACGCAGGTCCTCGTCGCGGAAGCAGCGCGCGATCTGGTAGTAACGGTCGAAGCCGGCCATCATCAGAAGCTGCTTGAACAGCTGCGGCGACTGCGGCAGCGCGTAGAACTTGCCCGGATGCACGCGGCTCGGCACCAGGTAGTCGCGCGCGCCCTCGGGCGTGGCCTTGGTCAGGATCGGCGTCTCGATGTCCTGGAAGCCGCGCGCGTCGAGGTAACGCCGCAACGCCTGCACCAGGCGGATGCGGGTGCGGATCATGCGCTGCATCTCCGGCCGCCGCAGGTCGAGGTAGCGGTAGGTCATGCGCAGATCCTCGTTCGGCTGCTCGTGCAACGCGAAAGGAAGATCACGCGCGGCGTTCAGCACCTCGACGGTGTCGGCCAGCAGCTCGACGGTGCCGGTGCGCAGCTTCTCGTTGATCGACAACCGCCGGCGCACGGTACCGGTGACGCGCAGGCAGTCCTCGTAGCCCAGATCGGCGGCCAGTTTGAAAGCCTCGGCGTGATCGCGCTCGATCACCACCTGGGCGATGCCTTCGTGATCGCGAAGGTCGATGAAGGCGACGTGGCTTTGCAGGCGTAGCGTATCGACCCAACCGCAGAGGACGACGGTCTGACCGATCAGCGACTCGTCGATGAGGCCGCAGTAGTGCGTGCGCATGGGATGACCCGGACGGCAGAAGAAAGCGCGCAAGTCTAGCATCGCGCCCTCTCCCAGGCCGCCCGGACAGGCTCCCCTCAACTGCTCACCGCGCAGCCGCACGGTCCCTCATCAGGCGCTGTCGGCCGCCTTGGCGCCACCCGATTTGGCCTCGCCCGCCGGCGCGGCGGGTGCCGGCGCGGGGGCGGGCGTCGCTGCCGGCTTGGCCTCGGCGGCGGGACTTTCGGCGAGATTGCGCTTCTTGTCGCCGTCCTTCTTGAAATCGGTTTCGTACCAGCCGCTGCCGGCCAGCCGGAACGCGGCCGCGCTGACCCGTCGCCGCACGCGCGGCGCGCCGCACTGCGGGCAGCATTCGGGATCGGGGTCGGCCATCTTCTGCAGACGATCGAAACGATGGCCGCAGGCGGTGCATTCGAACTCGTAGATCGGCATGGGAAGGCTCCAAAGCAAGGCGCCGGACACGGGCCGGCAACGACGCCGCGATTATTGGTGCGTGGCTTGGAAATTCAATCCGCGCCGGCTGACCATTCGCCTCGTCTTGAGGCATTTGGATGTCCAGACGTCTATTGACCGCAGGGCAGGCAGGTCCTAGGCTGCGGCACAAGCGCGCAACTGTCTGCGCCAAGGGGAATGATCTCATGTCTTCGCATACCGCCCGCCATCGTCGCGTACTCGTGCCCACGGCCCTGTGCCTGGCCCTGGGGTCCGCCCTGGCCCAGGCCCAGGATGCCGGCCAGACGAACACCACCGCCACGCCCGAGAAGGCCAAGGAACTCAGCACGGTGATCGTCACCGGCACGCGCACCGCCAACCGCACGGTTGACAGCTCGCTGACGCCGATCGACGTGGTCTCCGGCAAGGATCTGCAGCAGATGGGCACCAGCGAGCTGCCCACCGCGCTGGCGCGCCTGATTCCCTCGCTCAATTTCCCGCGCCCTTCGGTGGCGGACACCGCCGACTCGCAGCGGCCGGCCCAGCTGCGCGGTCTGTCGCCCGACCAGGTGCTCGTGCTGGTCAACGGCAAGCGCTGGCACCCGGGCGCGCTGCTCCTGACCAACGGCGTGCTCGGCCGCGGCTCGCAGGCGGTGGACCTCAACACCATCCCGATCGCGGCCGTCGACCACATCGAGGTGCTGCGCGACGGCGCCTCCGCGCAATACGGTTCCGATGCGATCGCCGGCGTGATCAACATCATCCTGAAGCAGGGCGCCAAGCAGGGCGACGTCGAGGTCACCGGCGGTCAGTACACCCACGGTGATGGCCGGCAGTGGCAGGGCTCGGCCAATTTCGGCATCCCCTTGAATGGCGACAAGGGCTGGCTGCGCTTCACCCTGCAAAGCGGCAACCAGGACCACACCAACCATGCCGGCGTTGACAGTCGCCCGGCCTACAGCAGCTATGGCGTGCGCTACCGGCAGGGCGATCCGGACGTGCATGACAACAACCTGCTGCTCAACGCGCAGTACGACTTCACCCCGGACGTGCAGTTCTACGCCTTCGGCCATTTCGGTCGTCGCCAGAGCACCTCCCCAGCCTTCTTCCGCTACGGCAACAGCAGTCCGCTGATCGCGAACATCTACCCTGACGGCTATCTGCCGCTCGAGCATGGCGATTCCACCGACCGCTCACTGGTGCTCGGCCTGCGCGGCACCTGGGACGGCTGGCGCTGGGACGTGAGCGGCAACTACGGCGGCAACCGGGTGTCCTACGAAACCCGCAACAGCGTCAACCTGGCCTGGCTCAAGGACTTCGGCTCGAGTCCGCGCAGATTTGACGATGGCATCCTGCACGACGATCAGGAAGCCTTCGACGTGGATCTGGCCAAGGATTTCACGCCGAACTGGCTGCCCAGCCCGCTCACCGTGGCCTTCGGCGCCGAATACCTGCGCCAGAGCTACGGCATCGATGCCGGCGAGCCGGCGTCCTGGTATGTCGGCACTTCCGGTACGGCCGGCGGCGCACAGGGTTTTGCCGGCTGGCAGCCGATCAGCGCCGGTTCCTGGTCACGGCACGACGTGGCCGAGTACGTGAGCCTCGAGACCAACCTCACCGACCGTCTCGGCGTCTCGCTGGCCGGCCGGCACGAGGATTACACCGACTTCGGCACCACCACCTCGGGCGCGCTGGCCGGGCGCTTCGACTTCACCTCGCGCTTTGCCCTGCGTGCCAGCGCCTCCACCGGTTTCCGCGCGCCCTCCCTCGCCCAGCAGCACTATTCGTCGGTGTCGTCCTACTACTACGGTGCCGGCAATTCCCTGGGCCTGCCGGCGGGTATCTACAATTCCGGCCTCCAGCCGGTGGACAACCAAGTTGCCCGCCTGCTCGGCGCGCAGCCGCTCAAACCGGAGAAGTCGCACAACTACACCGTGGGCATGGTGTGGAACCCGACCGACCCGCTCACCCTGAGCGTCGATCTCTACAAGATCA
The DNA window shown above is from Aerosticca soli and carries:
- the ruvA gene encoding Holliday junction branch migration protein RuvA yields the protein MIGRLRGTLVWRQPPWLLIDVGGVGYELEAPMSTIYDLPPPGQEVVLLTHHAVKEDSVALYGFLREAERALFRNLQKVSGIGARIALAVLSGVSTDDFARLVQAGDIAALTRIPGIGKKTAERIVVELRDRLGGEAVAVRLPGTGAVRPADPAGEAGAALQQLGYKPAEAARLIQQVAAEGDDAEAIIRKALRAALGG
- the ruvC gene encoding crossover junction endodeoxyribonuclease RuvC, yielding MTRILGIDPGSQRTGVGVIEVDGAGRLTHHFHAALMVAGEADFPARLKRIFDDLNAIIADYRPTECAVERVFMARNADSALKLGQARGAAICAAVSRGMAVHEYAATEVKQAVVGSGRGDKTQVQHMVGVLLGLKGPLQADAADALAIAVAHAHTRSSLERVGVARSAWRRR
- a CDS encoding YebC/PmpR family DNA-binding transcriptional regulator — protein: MGRGPSIEGRKNAEDAKRAKVFTKLIREITVATRAGVPDPALNPRLRSAVDKALAANMSKDTIERAIKRGSGADGGAKMEELRYEGYGPGGVALIIECFTDNPVRTVADVRHALTKHGGNLGTSGSVAFQFTRCGELVFPTGGDAAREEKVLEAALDAGADDVVNEHGESVVLCAPERFEAVQQAMAEAGLVAQHAGVVMRPNNRVAVSAEAQEELAELLERLEALDDVSVVYHNAEPPEENRA
- a CDS encoding esterase/lipase family protein is translated as MSEHVILLHGLWMRGFALGLLHRRLMAEGYRVHRFDYLSVAMPQADILGRLHVRMRALAPGPVHLVGHSLGGLLALRACQDTPGLPPGRIVCLGSPLKGSAAARAFARLGRAGEALLGGNRDLLERGFERWDGVREVGVIAGRVPLGLGAMVGQLEGEHDGTVAVAETRLPGITDHVVVEASHLGLLFSQEAAMLATRFLRHGRFAAAPGEG
- the aspS gene encoding aspartate--tRNA ligase, whose protein sequence is MRTHYCGLIDESLIGQTVVLCGWVDTLRLQSHVAFIDLRDHEGIAQVVIERDHAEAFKLAADLGYEDCLRVTGTVRRRLSINEKLRTGTVELLADTVEVLNAARDLPFALHEQPNEDLRMTYRYLDLRRPEMQRMIRTRIRLVQALRRYLDARGFQDIETPILTKATPEGARDYLVPSRVHPGKFYALPQSPQLFKQLLMMAGFDRYYQIARCFRDEDLRADRQPEFTQLDMEFAFVEERDVQDFVETMIREVLKEVAGIALDDPFPRMTWAEAMRRYGSDKPDLRIALELVDVAHALKAVEFKVFAQAAHDANGRVAALRVPDGAGMSRKELDTLAEYVGRYGAKGLAWIKVDDPAKGREGVTSPVAKFLDDAALSALLEATGACAGDIVFLGAGKWKTVTESMGALRLKVGRDRGLVEHAWKPLWVTDFPMFEYDEAERRFVALHHPFTAPKVDDIDELNANAAIAVSRGYDMVLNGNEIGGGSIRIHRPEMQRAVFELLGIGAEEAEQKFGFLLKALKFGAPPHGGIAFGIDRIAALIAGTESIRDVIAFPKTTSAQDLMTDAPSPVGAAQLKELHVAVTAAPE
- a CDS encoding FmdB family zinc ribbon protein, whose translation is MPIYEFECTACGHRFDRLQKMADPDPECCPQCGAPRVRRRVSAAAFRLAGSGWYETDFKKDGDKKRNLAESPAAEAKPAATPAPAPAPAAPAGEAKSGGAKAADSA
- a CDS encoding TonB-dependent receptor plug domain-containing protein; amino-acid sequence: MSSHTARHRRVLVPTALCLALGSALAQAQDAGQTNTTATPEKAKELSTVIVTGTRTANRTVDSSLTPIDVVSGKDLQQMGTSELPTALARLIPSLNFPRPSVADTADSQRPAQLRGLSPDQVLVLVNGKRWHPGALLLTNGVLGRGSQAVDLNTIPIAAVDHIEVLRDGASAQYGSDAIAGVINIILKQGAKQGDVEVTGGQYTHGDGRQWQGSANFGIPLNGDKGWLRFTLQSGNQDHTNHAGVDSRPAYSSYGVRYRQGDPDVHDNNLLLNAQYDFTPDVQFYAFGHFGRRQSTSPAFFRYGNSSPLIANIYPDGYLPLEHGDSTDRSLVLGLRGTWDGWRWDVSGNYGGNRVSYETRNSVNLAWLKDFGSSPRRFDDGILHDDQEAFDVDLAKDFTPNWLPSPLTVAFGAEYLRQSYGIDAGEPASWYVGTSGTAGGAQGFAGWQPISAGSWSRHDVAEYVSLETNLTDRLGVSLAGRHEDYTDFGTTTSGALAGRFDFTSRFALRASASTGFRAPSLAQQHYSSVSSYYYGAGNSLGLPAGIYNSGLQPVDNQVARLLGAQPLKPEKSHNYTVGMVWNPTDPLTLSVDLYKITIGNRIVLSSSLPTTNPAVRSYLAANGIDNLNYSGISYFTNAADTRTRGIDIVATYLSDFGNAGTLQTTFSANYNKNEVTKVKPNPAVLDALGVNFKRLDRRDIKGLLADSAPRMKLILNEQYTVGRWNLSGTLTRYGRYTSYSQTNPLYDQVFSPKWVLDLAANYNVDRWTFTLGVDNATDTYPDKNIPANRNNGTLPYSTFSPFGYNGAYVYGKVRYSW